ATTGAAAAGAAAAAAGAGAGATATATCGCTAATCCGCCCATTGTCGGCATTACTTTTGTATTAACTCTCCGTTTGTCCGGTGCATCAGTCGCCCCTACTTTAAAGGCTATTTTTCTTATAATAGGCGTAATAAATAGCGAAATAATGATTGTAAAAATTCCCATCATTAATACTCGAAACATATCATACATTTGAAATCCTCATTTCCATAAATTTTGCATGTTGGAATCTTAGATATCTTATCATAATTCGTACACAAAATACATTTGAAAAAGATAAACATGCTTTATCTAATGGATTGATTAGAGAAACCCTTAAGATAAAAACCGCTATTTAATCAGCCTTTAAGATAACCGTCCCACCTTCGCTTCTAGCGGGGATTTCTATCGTTAGTGTTCCTTCTGAGGCATTATAATGAGTATTTTCTGAATAAAGGTCTGAGTAGCTTGCTTCTGAAACCGGTATGGTCACTGTTGTCGGCTCATCTAAAATATTGAGTCCCACCATTACTTCTTGCCCCTCATAGTTACGACTGAAAATAACGAAGCCTTCCTTGTTTGACCCCGCAACTGTACGGCGGTCTCCTTTTGAAAAAATAAGACTATTATTTTTACGTATATTCAGTAATTTCTGATAATGTGCATGCATATCTGAACTGGCAACTGCATCCCAATCGAAATCATAGCGGTTTTCGTTGTATTCGCCCTTATCCATATTACTAGCAGTTGCTCCCGTTTGTCCCAACTCTTCCCCATAATAAATAACGGGCTGACCTTTCGCGGTAATCAAAAGAGAAGCCGCGACTTTTTGTTTGCCCCTGTCGCCACCTGCCTGTCGATACAAGAACCCATCTTCATCATGACTGGATAAGAACTGCCCCAACGTTGCATCACTCGTTAATTGCTCATTACGAGTAATAAGTTTATCATTTGCACCCATCACATCCCAGTTTACGAAGCTACCGGCAATATTTTTGAAATCAAAATCCAGCAAACTGTCCATTTCTCCGTCATATAAATATCCGCCCGTATTCGTAATCGAGGCGCCGTAGTGTTCTCCAATCAACTTAAATGATGGTTGTTCTTTAATAATTGCATTTTTGAATGCTTTCCAGGTAGTATCTTCAACGTGCTTAACTGTGTCTACGCGGAAGAAATCAATAGTATCGCCGCGTTCAGTGCGACTTTCTGCAATCCAAGCCGTTTGCCACGCGATTAATTGGTCGCGCACCTCAGCTTCTTCTGTTTTGAAGTCAGGTAGACCAGCCAATTCTCCTAGAACTTGATGGTTCGGAACCGGTTCATCCCGCAACATCCCTTCGAAAACAGATCCTTCTTCATCCATACCATAACCGGAATGATTCAGTACTACATCCACCATCACCTTAATTCCGTGGTCATGAGCGGTATCAATTAGTTCTTTAAATGTTTCCAAATCACCCAAGTGTTCATCGATCTTCGTAAAGTCTTTGGCCCAATAACCGTGATATCCGTACTGATTACTATTTTGCTGCTCACGCATGTTCCATTCGATGTTATCAACAATCGGTGTAATCCAAAGGGTATTAATCCCCAACTCTTCTAAATACGGCATTTTTTCGATTAAACCGCGGAAATCGCCACCGTGATAGGTTTCCAGATGGCTCGTATCGTAGTTTTCATTGTTAGGGTCGTCATTGGTTTTATCACCGTTATAGAAACGGTCGGTCAATGTAAAATAGATGCGCGCCTCATCCCATCCAAAAGCTAGGGATTCACTTTTTTCGTCCGGCTCGGTTAACTGAATCACTTCTTCATACGTTTCTATTCCATCAGCGGTCTGAACGGAGACGGTAATCGTTTTATCACCTATCTCCAAATCATCAGCGATTGTGACACTTAGTTCATTCAGTAAGGGATCAAACGTCATCTCAGACGGCACCCCTAATTCTTTGGCATCCACTGTTACTTGGGAAATTCCTTCACTAAAATATAGTTCTTCGTCAATCGACACAACAACACTGTCATGAACAGATGGATTTTCTGGAAATGTCGTTATAGGGTCATTCGCTTCCGGACTACAAGCACCGAGACCGAATGTCAGTAAGGGTAAGAAATATTTTATCGCACGCATTCTCTTTATCCTCTCTTTCGTGTAAGCGGTTTTATTTTCTTATAACATAGCATGACCCCTTTTTTTATACAATTTGTTACCGATAACACGTTTCAAAAATACTAAGAAAAGAGGCTGGGACAAAACCTAGCTAAAAAGCAGCCCGGAAGTTTTTCTTCCGGGCTGCTTTGTTATTGGTATAAAAAAAGAAAGCCACCTAGTATAATGTAAATAACGACAAATACATTCAGGAGGGGCTTTCTTATGTATAAAAAATATAACACAAACCAAACCACTTTACCATTGGAATTATCCGCTTTGCTTCCCCAAGACCATCTTGTTTTTGTTATCGATGAATTTATTGAATCGTTAGATTGGTCTGCCTATCCTTTATTCGAGGCTTCCGAAGGAAGGCCTGCTTATCACCCGCGTTTGCTTATCAAGGCTTTGTTATTCGCCTACTCGGAAGGTATCTTCTCGGGACGGAAAATGGAAAAGATGATGTTGGAGAACATCGCTATGATGTGGTTGGTAAGCCAAGAAACGATTTCCTACCGTACAATCAACCGGTTTCGGTCATCACTGTTTTGCCAAAATCTGTTACCGGAATTGTTTGCGGAATTTGCAGCGAAACTGAAGACAGAAAATATGGTCACGATGGAAACCCTCTTCGTTGATGGCACGAAAATTGAAGCAAACGCCAATAAGTTTTCTTTTGTCTGGAAAAAGGCCATTGAGAGATACAAAGCTTCCCTTAAAGAAAAGGCGATGCAGTACTTTAAGGAAGAAATTCAACCATTGGTTGACCAAGCCATGCAGATTGATGATTCTGATGAACTGTCCACCGCTGAGTTGGAAGAAATTGCCACTATCATTGAGCAAGAAATTCAGGACCTGTCTAGTGACATCGAGGCGAATCCAGTTAAAGGGAAAAACCCTAAAAAGCAAAGACGACGGACGCTAAAGAAACACTTGCGTAAATTGGTCAATGACTTTATTCCACGTAAGAAAAAATATGCGGCGTATGAAGAAGTTTTGGAGGATCGGAACAGCTTCTCAAAAACGGATACCGACGCTACGTTTATGCGAATGAAAGATGACTATATGCAAAATGGACAACTTAAGGCAGGATACAATATTCAAATTGGTACTGAAAACCAATTCGCTTTGGCCGTCGGGATATTTCCAAATCCTACGGATACGCGGACACTCATCCCTTTTGTAGATTCCTTGACTATTTTACCGAAGACCATTGTAGCTGATGCTGGATATGGCAGTGAGGAAAACCTGGATTACTTGGACCAAATTGGTGTGGAACACCTTATCAAATATAATGCGTTTGATAAAGAACAAAAGCATAGCTATAAATCATCAGATAAAAATAGAAAAAATTGGGAATATGTGACGGAAGAAAATTATTTTGTCCATCCGGATGGCACGAAATATTATTTCAGCCATATCAGCCGCAAGAAGAACACGAGTGGTTTCGTTCAGGTAATCCATGTCTATAAACCGACTAATCCGGAAGAAGCCCCCCAAAAATCATTTAACTATAATTGGCACTATGAGGAATTAAAAGAACAAGAAACGAGTAAGCTTTTATCGCCCGAAGGGTCTCGGGTTTTTGCACAACGCAAAATCGATGTTGAGCCTGTTTTTGGCCAGATAAAGGCTAATTTGGGTTTCACTCGATTCCATTTACGTGGAAAAGAAAAGGTAAAAGTTGATATTGAATTGGCCTTGATGGCCAATAACTTGAGAAAATATAATCTAAGGAAGGCTAGTTAACAGAATTACGCGACTTTTTAATACAAAACCAAAAAGATGATTGAGTTTTTTGAACTCATTCATCTTTTTGGTTAGCTGAGATATTTTGTCCCAGCCTCCTTTTTTCTTTAGCTGTAGTCATTACTTCTCAGATGCCTATTATCATAGGTGATGCCCGAATCGCTCTGATAATATTCTGGGACCATCTCACTTTGGCAATTTTGGCAGCTGAAGCGTGGGGGATCCAACGGATCGCCTCCGTCCAACCAATCAAATTCATCGACTATCTCGCGAGGGATTTCCTCGACAGCCTTACATTGAAGACAGATATAGGTCACGTTCTCGTTTAAGGCTTCTTTGTCGAAGCTCTTCCCAGTCGAACCTGAGGTTTTCAAAAACTTCCGCTTGAGCTTTTTCTTGCTGATGTTGGTGTTTTTCCGACTCAATCCGTTCAATCTCCTCTCGCAGGTATCTTCGTGCATCCCGATCGTTCGCATATAGGATGGCCAGATGACCATTTTTGGACACAACCGTCCCCTTGAATTCGTAGAAGTTGCCGCAATGTGGACATTTCAAGGGGTCAACCCCGAATGTTTCGGTTATCCGTTCCCGCCATTTTTTCGGTTGGGTCATCTTCCGGGCACTGATGAGTAGCTTCTCCATTTTTTCTTGAAGATGACGGACAATTTTTTGAACAACCGTCTTGATCCTTCTGCTATAGAGACCATAATGGCGGATTGTCTTGAAATCTTTATCGGGAATATGCCGGATAAGGGAAAGGATGAATTCTTTCCCAACCATTATTTTTACCGCTTCTTTATTTGTGCGCTTGTCATGGTAGCGGAACAGGACGGTATCCCCGTCATAGTAGATGATCCGCTTGAGGGCAATCGGTCCCCGCTTCATGTAACGGCTAATGTATTGCAAGAGCGCCTTGACATTGGTTCGGCTACGTTTCGGGGCATTCACGTAGAAGCCTTCGGCATTCTTTGTGTAGGCCTTCTGCAGCAGGGGCTGGGCCTCCTTCTTCTCTTCCGGTGTCAGCGTCCGTCGCAATAGCTTCAGTACCGCATTTTGCCAATGGACACGAAGCAACTTATACGGGATATAGTCGTAGTTCTGCCATTCCCCGCCATCACTTAACCCGCCCATGGTCACAATCATGTGGACATGCGGATTGAACTCCAGCTGAGACCCGAATGTATGCAATCCGGCAATGATACCCGGTGTTATACGCTTTTTCCGGAAATACATTTGCACGACATTGGCGGCCTCGTCCATCAATCCCTTTAGTAATTCCTTGCGATGGAGGAGGAACAACTTGCGCAACCCCTCATCAATCGTGAATACGATGTGCCGATGGATCGTGTGGTACATGTCTTCCGAAACCATCTCGCTCCAACGTTGACTCTCCCCAACCGCACAGGTTGGGCAAAACTTCCCCTTGCAGCGAATCGGGACATGCTTCACATCATGACACCCTTCGCAAACAAACAACCGAAACCCTTTCTTGATATCTCCACAATATCGAAACTTTTCTACTTCGGCTAATGCCACCGGGCGAATCCTCTTCCCATACATTTTTACAAGGGAATCCCAGTGGTCTTCCTTATCAAAGAAAATGGCGTGAAGAATATTCTTTTTCATATCTCTATTTTACCCTCTGTGGAACAAAAGGCAAATGCGTGGAACTACCGACAATACAGGATTCTGTTAGCACAAAAACTTATAGAACCCTTTACTATAAAAAAAGCGACCGGGTTTCCCCAATCGCTTCTACTTTAATTATTGAATTACATCATGCCGCCCATACCTGGGTCTTGTGGCATCATTTGTTCTGGAGCAGGCTTGTCAGCAACAACACCTTCAGTTGAAAGGATTAGTCCTGCAACACTTGCTGCGTTTTGTAGAGCTGAACGGACAACTTTAGCTGGGTCTACAATTCCAGCTTCAATCATGTTTACCCACTCATCAGTTGCAGCGTTGTAACCAATGCCGATTTCTTCTGTCTTAATGCGTGCCGCAATAACAGAACCTTCCATTCCAGCATTTTCTGCGATTTGACGAACTGGTTCTTCCAATGCGCGTGCAACAATACGTGCTCCTGTTGCTTCGTCGCCTTTTAAGTCAAGTCCTTGTACACGGGCTTGTACGTTAACTAACGCTGTACCACCACCGGATACAATACCTTCTTCAACTGCCGCACGTGTCGCGTTTAATGCATCTTCGATACGTAGTTTACGCTCTTTCAATTCTGTTTCAGTAGCGGCACCAACTTTGATTACCCCTACACCACCTGCTAATTTAGCCAAGCGCTCTTGTAATTTTTCACGATCAAAATCAGAAGTTGTTTCTGCAGCTTGTGCACGAATAACCGCTACACGTTGCTCGATTACTTCTTTCTCGCCAGCACCTTCTACAATTGTTGTGCTGTCTTTCGTTACAACAACTTTTCCAGCGCGACCTAAATGTTCAATAGATGCATCTTTCAGCTCTAAACCTAAATCTTCTGCGATTACTGTTCCGCCTGTTAGTACTGCGATATCTTGTAACATTTCTTTACGACGGTCCCCAAATCCAGGTGCTTTCACTGCCGCAACGTTAAATGTTCCACGAAGTTTGTTCAATACCAATGTTGGTAATGCTTCTCCATCGACATCATCCGCAATAATTAATAATGGACGGCCTTCTTTCAAAATTTGCTCCAATAAAGGTAGTAAATCTTGAATGTTAGAGATTTTACGATCTGTAATCAGAACGTATGGCATTTCTAGGTTTACTTCCATCTTATCGTTATCAGTTACCATATATTGTGATAAGTAACCACGATCAAATTGCATACCTTCAACAACATCTAGTTCTGTTTCAATACCTTTAGACTCTTCGATTGTGATAACGCCGTCGTTACCAACTTTTTCCATTGCTTCTGCAATAAGTGCTCCGACTTCTTCAGAACCAGATGATACTGCTGCAACTTGTGCGATTGATTCTTTAGAATCTACAATTTGAGAAATCTCAGCTAAGCCAGCAATTGCTTCTTTCGCCGCGATTTCAATCCCGCGACGAACGCCAACTGGGTTTGCGCCAGCAGTAACGTTTTTCAAGCCTTCGCGAACAATTGCTTGTGTCAATACAGTTGCTGTTGTTGTTCCGTCACCCGCAATGTCATTTGTTTTAGAAGCAACTTCAGATACAAGTTTTGCTCCCATGTTTTCGAAATGGTCTTCTAGTTCGATTTCTTTAGCGATCGTTACGCCATCGTTGGTAATTAAAGGAGAACCGTATGCTCTTTCTAAAACAACGTTACGGCCTTTCGGTCCTAATGTTACTTTAACTGTGTTCGCTAACATGTCTACCCCACGTAATAGGGCTGCACGTGCGTCTTCAGAAAATTTAATATCTTTAGCCATTCTAAATTCACCTCATACTTATTATTGTAAAAATTATTCTACGATTGCTACGATATCGGATTCTTTTACTACTAAGTAATCTGTACCATCGTACTTAATTTCAGTCCCTGCATATTTCTCGAACAATACATGGTCACCGATTTTAACTGTCATTTCAACTTTTGTTCCGTTGTCCGTTACAAGACCGTTACCTGTTGCGATAACGACACCCGTTTGCGATTTTTCTTTAGCGGAAGATGGCAACACAAAGCCTCCTGCAGTTTTTTCCTCTTCTTTGGCAACATCAATAATGACGCGATTACCTAATGGTTTTAACACAAGTATCCCTCCACAAATTAATTTATTCTTTATTAGCACTCATCTATCCAGAGTGCTAACTTACTTTTCTATCATAATCAAACTTTTTTGATAATGCAAGCAAATTCACTAATTTTTTTCATTCTTGTGATATACTCTCACTTAGGACAATTATAACAAACAAGAAAGGTTTAGATACATGAAAAGAAAAATGACAACATCCACGCGTATCATTTTCGTATACCTAGCAGCTCAACTCTTGCCTGTTCCGCTTACGTTCCTATTTCCGGCAGAGAAACAAATCGCGATGAGTTTAACCTTGGCCATTATTTTTGCCTTTCTAGGAACTATTACGATGATCGTTATTAACTATAAAGAAAAATGGACGCCTGAAGCGCCAATTATTAAAGCATCATCTGCTCCAATTCCTAAAGTTTTACTTTGGGGTGTGTTAGGCTTCATAGCTGCGATTCTCATTCAAATTGTAGCCTCACTAATCGAACAATATCTTTTTGGTGTACCGATTGAGTCTGCGAATACCGAAAACTTAAGAGAAATGACAAAAGCTTATCCTTTACTCATTTTTATGATTACTGTATTTGCACCTGTAATGGAAGAATTTGTTTTCCGTAAAGCTATTTTTACTCAATTGAACATGTCACGTGTTGGTCTTTATGGATCAGCTGTAATCAGTGCTTTGCTGTTTGCTTTCATCCATTTCGATGGTCACTACCTTCTTTATGGTAGTTTGGGATTGTGGTTCTCTTATTTATACTATAAGACAAACAACATTTTTACACCGATGTTGGCTCATGGTTTAATGAATGCTTTTGCTTCACTCCCAATTTATTTCCCTGAATTATTCCAATAAGTGTTGTAAAAAGAAAGGATTTCTATGAATTTAAAAAATATCGTTCTTCAAATCGTTATGAAATTTGCATTTGCTGGTCTTTTTATTTATTTCGCAGTGGATAGCATTAATGTATCCGGTTGGGGATTCCTAACGTGGATTAGTATCTTTTTCGCAACGAATAACATTGTTACAGCGATTCAAATGTTAGTAATGTATTTCAAGATAAAAGATAAAGTGAATAAATAAAAAAATCCCGCACTCTTCAATTTGAAGGACGCGGGATTTTTTATTTTATGCTTAACTGATGTTGTTATCTAAGAAATAAATCAAGGTCTGAAGTTCGTTCGTCAGGTCAACGTTTTGAACGCGGACATTTTCTGGAACAGATAGACGAATTGGTGTAAAGTTCATAATTCCCCGAATTCCTGCTTCCACTAGATTATTAGCAGCTTTTTGTGCTACTTCTTGCGGAACAGTCAAAATGACAACGTCAATTTGTTGAATACGCAGTTGTTCAATCATTTCCCCCATTGGATAGACCGGAACCCCACTGACAATTGTCCCAACGATATCTTCATTTACATCAAAGGCAGCGCTGATCCGTACATTATTACTTAAATGGAAGTTATAGTTTAGTAACGCATGTCCCAAGTTACCAACTCCGATTAATGCAACGTTGGTCAAACGATCTTGGTTCAATGTTTTACTGAAGAATTCCAATAAGTATTCGACATCATAACCATAGCCTCTTTTCCCAAGAGCACCAAAGTATGAAAAATCTCTACGGATAGTTGCACTATCAACCTTTACGGCCTCGCTCAATTCTGTTGAGGAGATTCTCGTTTTTCCGGCATCGTGCAAATAGCGTAAGTAACGGTGATAGATAGGAAGACGACGGGCAGTAGCTTTTGGAATTTCATTATTAGCTGGCATAGTTTCTCTCGCTTTCTTCAAATTTATGTATGTAAAATTATCTATTATAAACGTTTTGTGCTCATCAATACATAGTGCAATTATAGCATGCACTCGTGAAAAATCTAGTATTTTGTTTTAATTTGTACTTTTTTGTGAAGGGTATCTCAACTTGAACTTTGTTGTTATCGCTTTTATAAAAAAAATGGTGCACGTTTCACAAAGGTTAGACCGTTTTCATCATCCTTTCTTTTGGATGCGCCCAGAACGAAAAAACTATGATAAAATGATTATGCATATAATAGAAAGTTGAGGAACGACTGAATGATACTCTTACAAGGACAAAATCTAGCCCGTTATTTCGGTCCGACCGTTTTATTTGAGAATATTCAAATTACGATCCAGGACAATGAGCGCATTGCACTCGTGGGACGAAATGGTGCAGGGAAATCAACATTACTAAAAATATTGGCCGGTATTGAACCGACAGATGCAGGGACTGTTGCGAAGAAAAAAGAAGTGACCATTGGTTATCTTGACCAACACAGTGCTGTCGATTCCACTAAAACAATCTGGGACGAAATGCTGACGGTCTTTGCACCTGTCATTTTATTAATGAAACAAGCAGAACAGGCTGCTACGCGTTTGGCGGACGAAGCTGTCATTAATGACCCCGATGCCATGGAAGCAGCTTTAAAATTATACGACACATTGCAACAAGAAATCCACAAGCAAGATGCATACGGGTATGAATCTGAAATCCGTTCGGTTTTACATGGATTTAAGTTTTACGAAGAAGACTTGGATCGTCCTATTTCCCAGCTCTCCGGCGGTCAAAAAACGCGTTTGGCGATGGCAAAAATTCTATTGGAAAAGAATGACCTGTTGATTTTGGATGAGCCGACGAACCATTTGGACATTGATACATTGGCTTGGTTGGAGAATTACTTGCTTGGTTACCGCGGAACGCTTTTAGTCGTTTCCCATGACCGGTATTTCTTGGATAAAATTGCAACAAACGTTTATGAAATCAGTCGCAATAAAATCCACCATTATAAAGGGAACTATTCTTGGTTTTTACAAGAAAAAGCGGCTCGTTTAGAACAAGAAATGAAGCAATATGAGAAACAACAAGAAGAAATTGCCAAACTGGAGGATTATGTTGCACGAAACATCGTGCGTGCATCTACTACTAAAATGGCCCAAAGCCGACGGAAACGATTGGAAAAAATGGACCGTATGGATAAACCTATGGGCGATGAACGTTCCGTACGCTTTGCTTTTGACATTAAGCGTGAGAGCGGCAATGTGGTGATGGGCGTTGAGAATGCTGCTGTTGGTTACAATGGCGAAGTTTTGGCAAAACCCATCAATCTAGATTTGCGCAAACAACAGGCAATTGGTATTGTCGGCCCAAACGGAATCGGAAAATCAACTTTATTGAAATCCATTATTGATCAAATTCCTTTTATTGAGGGTGGCGTAAAATTCGGAACGAACGTTGACCTGGGTTACTATGACCAAGAACTATCGAAGTTGTCTAAAAATAAAACAGTTTTGGCGGAAATTTGGGACTTGCACCCTACTATGAATGAAAAAGATGTTCGCAGCATTTTGGGTAGTTTTCTCTTTACCGGAAATGACGTTGAAAAAACCATCAGTTCACTCAGCGGTGGCGAGAAAGCGCGACTTGCCCTTTGTAAGTTAGCACTGGAACGGAATAACTTATTAATGTTGGATGAACCAACGAACCACTTGGATATCGACAGTAAAGAAGTCTTGGAAAATGCTTTGATTGATTATGATGGAACGTTAGTGTTCGTATCGCATGACCGTTATTTCATTAACCGTATTGCAACCAGCATCTTAGAACTATCGGCCGATGGAAGTAAACTCTACATCGGGGATTACGATTACTATATCGAAAAGAAACAAGAAGAAGCGGAGTTGCTTGCGCTCCTTGCTGAAGAACAAGAGGAACAACTGACTGATGAAGTCGCTCCTCCTGTAAAGTCGACTTACCATGCGAGCAAAGAAAAAGCGAAATTAGAACGTAAACTATCTCGTGAAATCACTTCTCTAGAAGAAAAGTTGGAGGAAATTGAAAGTAAAATCGAAGAGATTGAAACCCAACTGACTTTACCCGAAGTTTTCGGAGATCACGAAAAAGTTCAAGAATATAATGACGACCTCCTTACTCTGCAAGACCAACAAGACGTCTGTATGCACGAATGGGAAGCTAAGAATTTAGAACTGGAAGGGTTAGAATAACTTTTCTACATAAACCGAGGCCTGTGCCTCGGTTTTTTTGTGTCGTGTTGTCGATTGGAACATTTTGGAGTTGTAAGTTGAGTAAAACGTTCCAATAAATAGTTATTGGAACATTTGGTCACTTTATTTTCGTTCAAACGTTCCAATCAGTGTAGATTGGAACATATCTCTCTTTATTTCCGATTAAAACGTTCCAATTACTGATGACAAAAAAACATCTAGTCCGTATCTCACAGACTAGATGTTTTTTATTTTTCGAGCATGAGGCCCGGTCTTGCATTCAGACTCAGACTTGCGAAGTCTTGTGCTTTATATTGCGTATAGGCAGCAGCACCAATCATTGCTGCATTATCACCGCATAAATAAAGTGGTGGAATAATTAATTCAACATCAGGGAGTTCACTGGCAACTGCATCTGTCAATGCCTGGCGAAGTCCTTTATTAGCAGCAACGCCTCCTGCCAACAACAATTGCTTGATTCCTTTTTCTTTCGCAGCACGAATGGTTTTCGCGACCAGCACATCGACAACAGCTGCTTGGAAACTTGCTGCTACGTTTTCAGGATCCAAATCGTCACCTTTTTGACGTGCATTATGAATTGCATTGATAACGGCACTCTTCAGACCACTGAAGCTGAAATCAAAGTTGTCTTCATTTATCATTGCCCGTGGGAAGTTGTAAGTATCTTTCCCTTTATGAGCCATTTCATCCAACACTTTCCCACCAGGATACGGTAGTCCCAACACGCGCCCGATTTTATCATAGGCTTCTCCCGCGGCATCGTCTCGTGTTTCACCCACGATTTCGAACTCGCCGTCAGCTGGCATGTAAACTAATTCCGTATGTCCACCGCTCACAACTAATGCCAAGAGTGGAAAATGAATCGGTCCTAATAATTGGTTGGCATAGATATGTCCTGCGATATGATTCGTCGCAATTAATGGCTTATTGTGTGCATAGGCCAATGCCTTTGCCGCACTTACACCAATAAGTAATGATCCCACCAAGCCCGGACCTTCCGTTACTGAAACAGCAGCAACATCTGCCATTTCAATTCCGGCCGTTTCGAGTGCGGCCTCAATAATTTGTGTTATTTGTTCCACATGATGGCGGCTCGCCACTTCGGGAACAACTCCGCCAAAGCGCATATGACTTTTAATTTGTGATGCGACGATATTCGAAAGAACCTCTGAACCATTTTTGATTACAGCCGCACTCGTTTCGTCGCAACTGCTTTCGATTGCTAAAATTAATGTCTCGTTCACGCACTCACTCCTTTCCTAAAGTCAGTTGGAAAATATAAGCATCTTCCACCGGTTGTTCATAATAATTTTTACGTATATCTATTTCGATAAAACCATACTTTTTATAAAGCGCGATTGCAGCTTCGTTGGACACTCGGACTTCGAGGATGAAATTTTCAACACCCTTCTCTTTGCCATACGCCAACAAGCCTTGCAGTAATTTTTCACCAATTCCCTGTCTTTTATGAGAAGATAAAACGGCGAAATTGTTAATGGCCAAAGTCTCAAACATTAAGCTACAGCCGATAAAACCAACTAACGTATCAGCTTCTTCATAACCTAAGTAGACATTATAGAT
This genomic interval from Jeotgalibaca porci contains the following:
- a CDS encoding alpha-amylase family glycosyl hydrolase codes for the protein MRAIKYFLPLLTFGLGACSPEANDPITTFPENPSVHDSVVVSIDEELYFSEGISQVTVDAKELGVPSEMTFDPLLNELSVTIADDLEIGDKTITVSVQTADGIETYEEVIQLTEPDEKSESLAFGWDEARIYFTLTDRFYNGDKTNDDPNNENYDTSHLETYHGGDFRGLIEKMPYLEELGINTLWITPIVDNIEWNMREQQNSNQYGYHGYWAKDFTKIDEHLGDLETFKELIDTAHDHGIKVMVDVVLNHSGYGMDEEGSVFEGMLRDEPVPNHQVLGELAGLPDFKTEEAEVRDQLIAWQTAWIAESRTERGDTIDFFRVDTVKHVEDTTWKAFKNAIIKEQPSFKLIGEHYGASITNTGGYLYDGEMDSLLDFDFKNIAGSFVNWDVMGANDKLITRNEQLTSDATLGQFLSSHDEDGFLYRQAGGDRGKQKVAASLLITAKGQPVIYYGEELGQTGATASNMDKGEYNENRYDFDWDAVASSDMHAHYQKLLNIRKNNSLIFSKGDRRTVAGSNKEGFVIFSRNYEGQEVMVGLNILDEPTTVTIPVSEASYSDLYSENTHYNASEGTLTIEIPARSEGGTVILKAD
- a CDS encoding IS1182 family transposase, which gives rise to MYKKYNTNQTTLPLELSALLPQDHLVFVIDEFIESLDWSAYPLFEASEGRPAYHPRLLIKALLFAYSEGIFSGRKMEKMMLENIAMMWLVSQETISYRTINRFRSSLFCQNLLPELFAEFAAKLKTENMVTMETLFVDGTKIEANANKFSFVWKKAIERYKASLKEKAMQYFKEEIQPLVDQAMQIDDSDELSTAELEEIATIIEQEIQDLSSDIEANPVKGKNPKKQRRRTLKKHLRKLVNDFIPRKKKYAAYEEVLEDRNSFSKTDTDATFMRMKDDYMQNGQLKAGYNIQIGTENQFALAVGIFPNPTDTRTLIPFVDSLTILPKTIVADAGYGSEENLDYLDQIGVEHLIKYNAFDKEQKHSYKSSDKNRKNWEYVTEENYFVHPDGTKYYFSHISRKKNTSGFVQVIHVYKPTNPEEAPQKSFNYNWHYEELKEQETSKLLSPEGSRVFAQRKIDVEPVFGQIKANLGFTRFHLRGKEKVKVDIELALMANNLRKYNLRKAS
- a CDS encoding IS91 family transposase, with the translated sequence MKKNILHAIFFDKEDHWDSLVKMYGKRIRPVALAEVEKFRYCGDIKKGFRLFVCEGCHDVKHVPIRCKGKFCPTCAVGESQRWSEMVSEDMYHTIHRHIVFTIDEGLRKLFLLHRKELLKGLMDEAANVVQMYFRKKRITPGIIAGLHTFGSQLEFNPHVHMIVTMGGLSDGGEWQNYDYIPYKLLRVHWQNAVLKLLRRTLTPEEKKEAQPLLQKAYTKNAEGFYVNAPKRSRTNVKALLQYISRYMKRGPIALKRIIYYDGDTVLFRYHDKRTNKEAVKIMVGKEFILSLIRHIPDKDFKTIRHYGLYSRRIKTVVQKIVRHLQEKMEKLLISARKMTQPKKWRERITETFGVDPLKCPHCGNFYEFKGTVVSKNGHLAILYANDRDARRYLREEIERIESEKHQHQQEKAQAEVFENLRFDWEELRQRSLKRERDLYLSSM
- the groL gene encoding chaperonin GroEL (60 kDa chaperone family; promotes refolding of misfolded polypeptides especially under stressful conditions; forms two stacked rings of heptamers to form a barrel-shaped 14mer; ends can be capped by GroES; misfolded proteins enter the barrel where they are refolded when GroES binds), which encodes MAKDIKFSEDARAALLRGVDMLANTVKVTLGPKGRNVVLERAYGSPLITNDGVTIAKEIELEDHFENMGAKLVSEVASKTNDIAGDGTTTATVLTQAIVREGLKNVTAGANPVGVRRGIEIAAKEAIAGLAEISQIVDSKESIAQVAAVSSGSEEVGALIAEAMEKVGNDGVITIEESKGIETELDVVEGMQFDRGYLSQYMVTDNDKMEVNLEMPYVLITDRKISNIQDLLPLLEQILKEGRPLLIIADDVDGEALPTLVLNKLRGTFNVAAVKAPGFGDRRKEMLQDIAVLTGGTVIAEDLGLELKDASIEHLGRAGKVVVTKDSTTIVEGAGEKEVIEQRVAVIRAQAAETTSDFDREKLQERLAKLAGGVGVIKVGAATETELKERKLRIEDALNATRAAVEEGIVSGGGTALVNVQARVQGLDLKGDEATGARIVARALEEPVRQIAENAGMEGSVIAARIKTEEIGIGYNAATDEWVNMIEAGIVDPAKVVRSALQNAASVAGLILSTEGVVADKPAPEQMMPQDPGMGGMM
- the groES gene encoding co-chaperone GroES, which encodes MLKPLGNRVIIDVAKEEEKTAGGFVLPSSAKEKSQTGVVIATGNGLVTDNGTKVEMTVKIGDHVLFEKYAGTEIKYDGTDYLVVKESDIVAIVE